In one window of Pseudomonas chlororaphis subsp. chlororaphis DNA:
- a CDS encoding ATP-binding protein, whose amino-acid sequence MKYKQFLQPLDKNFSSPKAVGKLLLLLAWLLLLCLFCGLCFYWVSSLNNEISKHRRVMNDEVYSVQESLFQREALLLHFSRSVHLNSPDVVSAPEALKVPLGQDQRKRILLGNYDSPWSLTLSGRDIRELEEFQLGLVYVSNNAEHTISRIYDRSFDHYVLPSSVLNALAATTMASNQQFIWLNDPGDPLTRIYIFRRISNGQDAGWLGLEIVGKELAAGLLGQGSDGYLLLNRARQQVLGSEPDKDLSTYFSRVWSKDDFGFTGRGLNLGYLSLSKSIGGSRWMLIYYVPFKALLTPLWRDSVLALLVFGLMAIGVQRLVLRINRRLVNPALHRLEALIESEEFSRTVIDTAPVALCVLRRLDGQVVLENRLCVQWLGGDAQRIALEQDWIRRAFDNNSPVCEELEAASGHHLHLSSVPTRYKGEDVLLCAFSDISARKQMELALARAKQHSDATNEAKSVFLATISHEIRTPLYGLLGTLELLGLTKLEPQQANYLDAMQRSASTLGHLINDVLDVSKIEAGQLVLEPDDFNPCELVQELIQMFSAAAQRKGLILQAFCDPKLPMMMRGDAARIRQILSNLLGNALKFTDSGRVVLRVRIESRDCERLNLLWQVTDTGCGIRMEEQSRLFEPFYQAGDRQSRAGGTGLGLSICQRLAELMNGDIRLVSAYGLGSSFTLSLPLELGRPESMSEQGIRLASLPVFVSSPLQEAAENVCGWLNRWGASAQILNSTELQLPPRATLVELTVENGAANSLLLPSSSRVRAYLGAPGQPVLTDSAWEVNLNNIHAIGQAVSLAQGSSQARAETSTEPFRQLLQRVLVIEDNPINQLVLKEQLEVLGCEVTLASDGREALMQWACGTFDLVLTDINMPGMDGHQLARHMRRIGCAVPIVGATANTDPEEAARCLDSGMNLCLTKPVDLLSLFNSLNALKPEKIVCAP is encoded by the coding sequence ATGAAATACAAACAGTTTCTTCAACCACTGGACAAAAACTTTTCCTCGCCCAAGGCGGTTGGCAAGCTCCTTCTGCTTTTGGCCTGGTTACTCCTGTTGTGCCTGTTCTGCGGTCTCTGCTTCTATTGGGTGTCCAGTTTAAATAACGAAATCTCCAAGCACCGCCGAGTGATGAATGACGAGGTTTACAGCGTTCAAGAGTCGCTGTTTCAGCGCGAGGCCTTGTTGCTGCATTTCAGCCGCTCGGTTCATTTGAATTCACCGGATGTGGTGTCTGCACCCGAAGCACTGAAAGTTCCTTTGGGTCAGGACCAACGCAAGAGAATCCTGCTGGGCAACTACGATTCGCCTTGGAGCCTGACTCTTTCCGGGCGCGATATTCGCGAGTTGGAAGAGTTTCAGCTCGGCCTCGTGTATGTGTCCAACAATGCAGAGCACACCATCAGCCGCATCTACGATCGCAGCTTCGACCATTACGTCCTGCCGAGCAGCGTGCTCAATGCGCTGGCTGCGACGACCATGGCAAGTAATCAGCAGTTCATCTGGTTGAACGATCCTGGTGATCCGCTCACGCGAATCTACATCTTTCGGCGCATTTCCAATGGTCAGGATGCTGGTTGGCTGGGCTTGGAAATTGTTGGCAAAGAGCTGGCGGCGGGGCTGCTTGGTCAAGGTTCGGATGGTTATCTGTTGTTGAACAGGGCGCGCCAGCAAGTGTTGGGCAGCGAGCCGGACAAAGACCTGAGCACCTATTTTTCCAGGGTCTGGTCCAAGGACGACTTCGGCTTTACTGGCCGCGGCCTGAACCTCGGTTATCTGTCCCTGAGCAAAAGCATCGGCGGTTCAAGGTGGATGTTGATCTACTACGTACCGTTCAAGGCGCTGCTGACGCCGCTGTGGCGGGACTCCGTGCTGGCCCTGCTGGTGTTCGGCCTGATGGCCATAGGCGTTCAGCGTCTGGTGCTGCGGATTAATCGGCGGTTGGTCAACCCGGCTCTGCATCGTTTGGAAGCCTTGATCGAAAGTGAAGAGTTCAGTCGTACGGTCATCGACACGGCTCCGGTAGCCCTGTGTGTGTTACGGCGTCTTGATGGCCAGGTGGTGCTGGAAAATCGTCTGTGCGTGCAGTGGTTAGGTGGAGACGCACAGCGCATTGCTCTGGAGCAGGACTGGATACGACGCGCGTTCGACAACAATTCACCTGTCTGCGAGGAGTTGGAGGCTGCCAGTGGTCATCATTTGCACCTGAGCTCGGTGCCTACCCGCTACAAGGGGGAGGACGTGCTGCTCTGTGCCTTCAGCGATATCAGCGCGCGCAAACAAATGGAGCTGGCCTTGGCTCGGGCCAAGCAGCATTCCGATGCGACCAACGAGGCTAAAAGCGTCTTTCTCGCGACCATCAGTCACGAAATCCGCACGCCTCTTTATGGGTTGCTCGGCACGCTGGAGTTGCTTGGCTTGACGAAGCTCGAACCACAGCAGGCGAATTATCTGGATGCCATGCAGCGCTCAGCATCGACCTTGGGACATTTGATCAACGATGTATTGGATGTCTCCAAGATCGAAGCTGGCCAGTTGGTGCTTGAGCCCGATGATTTCAACCCCTGCGAATTGGTGCAGGAGTTGATTCAGATGTTTTCCGCGGCAGCACAACGCAAGGGATTGATCCTACAAGCGTTCTGCGACCCGAAACTACCGATGATGATGCGCGGAGATGCGGCGCGGATTCGGCAGATTCTCAGCAATCTGCTGGGCAATGCCTTGAAGTTCACTGACTCCGGTCGAGTGGTGTTGCGCGTCAGGATCGAAAGTCGCGATTGCGAACGGTTGAACCTGCTTTGGCAAGTGACCGACACCGGCTGCGGCATTCGCATGGAAGAGCAAAGTCGTCTGTTCGAGCCGTTTTATCAGGCCGGAGACCGTCAGAGCCGAGCCGGTGGTACCGGGCTGGGCTTGTCTATTTGTCAGCGTCTGGCCGAGTTGATGAATGGCGATATCCGTCTGGTCAGTGCCTACGGGTTGGGTAGCAGTTTCACCTTGTCGTTACCGCTGGAGCTGGGTCGCCCGGAGAGCATGAGCGAGCAGGGCATTCGCCTGGCATCGTTACCGGTTTTCGTCAGCTCTCCTCTCCAGGAAGCGGCAGAAAACGTGTGCGGCTGGCTGAACCGTTGGGGGGCGTCCGCTCAGATCCTCAACAGCACCGAATTGCAACTGCCGCCTAGGGCGACGTTGGTGGAACTGACCGTCGAGAACGGCGCTGCCAACTCACTGCTATTACCCAGCAGTTCGCGGGTACGGGCTTACCTTGGGGCGCCAGGGCAGCCAGTACTGACGGACAGCGCCTGGGAGGTCAACCTCAACAATATTCACGCTATCGGCCAGGCGGTCAGCCTGGCTCAAGGCAGCAGCCAGGCGCGTGCCGAGACCAGCACCGAACCCTTTCGTCAATTGTTGCAACGAGTGTTAGTGATCGAAGACAACCCCATCAATCAGTTGGTGCTCAAGGAACAACTCGAAGTGCTGGGCTGTGAGGTGACTCTGGCCAGCGACGGACGCGAAGCGCTGATGCAATGGGCATGCGGCACCTTCGATCTGGTGCTGACCGACATCAACATGCCTGGCATGGATGGCCACCAATTGGCGCGACACATGCGCCGTATCGGTTGCGCCGTGCCGATCGTGGGAGCGACGGCCAACACTGACCCCGAAGAAGCTGCGCGTTGTCTTGATTCGGGCATGAACCTGTGTTTGACGAAGCCCGTGGATCTTCTGTCCCTGTTCAACAGCTTGAACGCCTTAAAGCCGGAGAAAATCGTATGTGCGCCATGA
- a CDS encoding thioesterase family protein, which yields MNLWFRMLLMLFRRPWRKPVEGLATTVVRMRVWPLDLDLNRHVTNGRYFTLADLGRMDFVLRSGAYRVALRHRAVPIVGDVWGKFRRELKLFEAFEVHSRILGWDEKWSFMEHRFVSKGRVIGVVVMRGLFRSAKGTIAPGEFVHELGVDTSPELPQWLQDWSQSCDDMSVQLRAEEDPAR from the coding sequence ATGAATCTCTGGTTCCGCATGCTGCTCATGCTGTTTCGTCGTCCGTGGCGCAAGCCGGTAGAAGGCCTGGCCACCACCGTCGTGCGCATGCGCGTCTGGCCGCTCGACCTCGACCTCAACCGCCACGTCACCAATGGCCGCTACTTCACCCTGGCCGACCTCGGGCGCATGGATTTCGTCCTGCGCAGCGGCGCCTACCGCGTGGCCCTGCGCCACAGGGCAGTGCCGATCGTTGGCGATGTGTGGGGCAAATTCCGCCGTGAACTGAAGTTGTTCGAAGCCTTCGAGGTCCATAGCCGGATCCTCGGCTGGGACGAAAAATGGAGCTTTATGGAACACCGCTTCGTGAGCAAAGGCCGGGTGATCGGCGTGGTGGTGATGCGCGGGCTGTTCCGCTCGGCCAAAGGCACCATCGCCCCCGGCGAGTTCGTCCACGAGCTGGGCGTGGACACCTCTCCCGAGTTGCCACAGTGGCTGCAAGACTGGTCGCAAAGCTGCGACGACATGAGTGTTCAGTTGCGCGCCGAGGAAGATCCAGCGCGTTAA
- a CDS encoding VOC family protein yields the protein MKIVITSVVVDDQAKALAFYRDVLGFQLKHDIAMGEHRWLTLTSPGDPDGVELLLEPDAHPAAKPFTSALKRDGIPFTFFGVEDIHAEYARLSALGVQFTRPPTVAGPVTLAVFDDTCGNLIQIVQQN from the coding sequence ATGAAGATCGTGATCACCAGCGTGGTCGTCGACGACCAGGCCAAGGCCCTGGCCTTCTACCGGGATGTGCTGGGTTTTCAGCTCAAGCACGACATCGCCATGGGCGAGCACCGCTGGCTGACGCTGACCTCGCCCGGCGACCCCGACGGCGTCGAGTTGCTGCTGGAGCCCGACGCCCACCCGGCCGCCAAGCCGTTCACCTCGGCGCTGAAACGCGATGGCATTCCCTTCACCTTCTTCGGGGTCGAGGACATACACGCCGAATATGCCCGGCTGAGCGCCCTGGGCGTGCAGTTCACCCGGCCGCCGACGGTCGCCGGCCCGGTGACCCTCGCGGTCTTCGATGATACCTGCGGCAACCTGATCCAGATCGTCCAGCAGAACTGA
- a CDS encoding peptidase U32 family protein, with translation MSLPKHHLELLSPARDVAIAREAILHGADAVYIGGPSFGARHNACNEVSEIAELVEFARRYHARIFTTINTILHDNELEPARKLIHQLYDAGVDALIVQDLGVMELDIPPIELHASTQTDIRTLARAKFLDQAGFSQLVLARELNLQEIRAIADETDAAIEFFIHGALCVAFSGQCNISHAQTGRSANRGDCSQACRLPYTLKDEKGGVIAYEKHLLSMKDNNQSANIRTLVEAGVRSFKIEGRYKDMGYVKNITAYYRQRLDDVLEDRIDLARASSGRTAHFFLPDPEKTFHRGSTDYFVTDRKIDIGAFDSPTFTGLPVGVVEKVAKRDLHVVTHEPLSNGDGLNVLVKREVVGFRANIAEPKGEFEEDGEKRYRYRVEPNEMPEGLYKLRPNHPLNRNLDHNWQQALQKTSSERRVALSWVARLREEQLEVTATSEEGISASVTLDGPFGVANKPEQALEQLRDLLGQLGTTQYHAIDIKLDAPQAFFIPNSQLKALRREVIEALTAARVAAHPRGSRKAETTPPPVYPESHLSFLANVYNQKARDFYHRHGVKLIDAAYEAHEEAGEVPVMITKHCLRFSFNLCPKQAKGVTGVRTKVAPMQLIHGDEVLTLKFDCKPCEMHIIGKMKGHILNMPQPGSVVGHISPEDLLKTIPRAPH, from the coding sequence ATGTCCTTGCCCAAGCATCACCTGGAATTGCTCAGCCCTGCCCGCGATGTCGCCATCGCCCGCGAGGCCATCCTGCATGGCGCCGACGCCGTGTACATCGGCGGCCCGAGCTTCGGCGCGCGCCACAACGCCTGCAACGAAGTGAGCGAAATCGCCGAGCTGGTGGAGTTCGCCCGCCGTTACCACGCGCGGATCTTCACCACTATCAACACCATCCTGCACGACAACGAGCTGGAGCCGGCGCGCAAGCTGATCCACCAGCTGTACGACGCGGGCGTTGATGCGTTGATCGTCCAGGACCTGGGCGTGATGGAGCTGGACATTCCGCCGATCGAGCTGCACGCCAGCACCCAGACCGATATCCGCACCCTGGCGCGGGCCAAGTTCCTCGACCAGGCCGGCTTCTCGCAACTGGTCCTGGCCCGCGAGCTGAACCTGCAGGAAATCCGCGCCATCGCCGACGAGACTGATGCGGCGATCGAGTTCTTCATCCATGGCGCGCTGTGCGTGGCCTTCTCCGGCCAGTGCAACATCTCCCATGCGCAGACCGGCCGCAGCGCCAACCGTGGCGACTGCTCCCAGGCCTGCCGCCTGCCGTACACCCTCAAGGATGAAAAGGGCGGTGTGATCGCCTACGAGAAGCACCTGCTGTCGATGAAGGACAACAACCAGAGCGCCAACATCCGCACCCTGGTGGAAGCCGGCGTGCGTTCGTTCAAGATCGAAGGGCGCTACAAGGACATGGGCTATGTGAAGAACATCACCGCCTATTACCGCCAGCGCCTGGATGACGTGCTCGAAGACCGTATCGACCTGGCCCGCGCCTCCAGCGGCCGCACCGCGCACTTCTTCCTGCCCGACCCGGAAAAGACTTTCCACCGCGGCAGCACCGATTATTTCGTCACCGATCGCAAGATCGACATCGGCGCCTTCGACTCGCCGACCTTTACCGGCCTGCCGGTGGGCGTGGTGGAGAAAGTCGCCAAGCGCGACCTGCACGTGGTGACCCATGAGCCGTTGTCCAATGGCGACGGCCTCAATGTGCTGGTCAAGCGCGAAGTGGTGGGTTTCCGCGCCAACATCGCCGAGCCCAAGGGCGAGTTCGAAGAGGACGGCGAGAAGCGCTATCGCTATCGCGTCGAGCCCAACGAGATGCCGGAAGGCCTGTACAAGCTGCGGCCGAACCACCCGCTGAACCGCAACCTCGATCACAACTGGCAGCAGGCCCTGCAGAAGACTTCGTCCGAGCGTCGCGTGGCCCTGAGCTGGGTCGCGCGCCTGCGCGAAGAACAGCTGGAAGTGACCGCGACGAGTGAAGAGGGGATCAGCGCCAGCGTGACCCTGGACGGCCCGTTCGGCGTCGCCAACAAGCCGGAGCAGGCGCTGGAACAACTGCGCGACCTGCTCGGCCAGCTCGGCACCACGCAGTACCACGCCATCGACATCAAGCTCGATGCGCCGCAGGCATTCTTCATCCCCAACTCGCAGCTCAAGGCCTTGCGCCGCGAAGTGATCGAAGCCTTGACCGCCGCGCGGGTTGCCGCTCACCCGCGTGGCAGCCGCAAGGCCGAGACCACGCCGCCACCGGTGTACCCGGAGTCGCACCTGTCGTTCCTGGCCAACGTGTACAACCAGAAGGCCCGCGACTTCTACCATCGCCATGGGGTGAAGCTGATCGATGCAGCCTACGAGGCCCACGAAGAGGCCGGCGAAGTGCCGGTGATGATCACCAAGCACTGCCTGCGTTTCTCCTTCAACCTGTGCCCGAAACAGGCCAAGGGCGTCACCGGCGTGCGCACCAAGGTGGCGCCGATGCAGCTGATTCACGGTGACGAAGTGCTGACCCTGAAGTTCGACTGCAAGCCGTGCGAGATGCACATCATCGGCAAGATGAAAGGCCATATCCTCAACATGCCGCAACCGGGCAGCGTGGTCGGCCACATCAGCCCCGAAGACCTGCTCAAGACCATCCCCCGCGCTCCGCACTGA
- a CDS encoding GlxA family transcriptional regulator: MHVTLLLADHCSAASATLALEVLSAANLFADSASAPFEVVVASLDGADVSAWGGQVLRVQRSVAQIAQTDLVLIPGFLFTLKEALPAFAGHGPWLRQQHARGAVLASMCTATFLLAEAGLLKGARATTHWAFAELFRRRYAGVELDEGQLLCEDDRLITSGGASAAMDLLLHLVRRFASLELAQKCGKYLLIDKVRSEQSVYVMWSLPKSHGDGEILRVQDWLEEHFDQPLLIDDTARRFGFGVRNFKRRFKEATGYTPLAYLQTLRLEKAKELLESTRMTLDSITYKVGYEDSNSFRRLFQQRVGLLPAAYRKKFQAGAS, from the coding sequence ATGCACGTCACCTTGCTCCTGGCTGATCACTGTTCCGCCGCCAGCGCCACCCTGGCCCTGGAAGTGCTGAGCGCCGCCAACCTGTTCGCCGACAGCGCCAGCGCGCCGTTCGAGGTGGTGGTCGCCTCGCTGGATGGCGCCGATGTCAGCGCCTGGGGTGGGCAGGTGCTGCGGGTGCAGCGCTCGGTGGCCCAGATCGCCCAGACCGATCTGGTGCTGATCCCCGGTTTTCTCTTCACCCTGAAGGAGGCCTTGCCGGCATTTGCCGGGCATGGGCCCTGGTTGCGGCAACAGCATGCCCGGGGCGCGGTGCTGGCCTCGATGTGCACCGCCACCTTCCTCCTGGCCGAAGCCGGCCTATTGAAGGGCGCTCGCGCCACCACCCACTGGGCCTTCGCCGAACTGTTCCGGCGGCGTTATGCCGGGGTCGAGCTGGACGAGGGGCAGCTCCTCTGCGAGGACGATCGTCTGATCACCAGCGGCGGCGCGAGCGCGGCCATGGACCTGCTGTTGCATTTGGTGCGGCGTTTCGCCTCCCTGGAGCTGGCGCAGAAGTGCGGCAAGTACCTGCTGATCGACAAGGTGCGCAGCGAGCAGTCGGTCTATGTCATGTGGTCGCTGCCCAAGAGCCACGGCGATGGCGAGATCCTGCGGGTGCAGGACTGGCTGGAGGAACACTTCGACCAGCCGCTGCTGATCGACGACACGGCCCGCCGTTTTGGCTTTGGCGTGAGGAACTTCAAGCGCCGCTTCAAGGAGGCCACCGGCTACACCCCCCTGGCCTATCTGCAGACCCTGCGCCTGGAGAAAGCCAAGGAGCTGCTGGAGTCCACGCGCATGACCCTGGACAGCATCACCTACAAAGTGGGCTACGAAGACAGCAACTCGTTTCGCCGGCTGTTCCAGCAACGGGTCGGCCTGCTGCCGGCGGCTTACCGCAAGAAGTTCCAGGCCGGTGCGAGTTGA
- a CDS encoding RidA family protein, whose translation MANHDIDFIPDPDADSISSDVAGFAGILVSTQIPTRADGSLELGDITAQSECTLQALKVALEKAGSSMDRVLHLTIYLTDMAERAAFNAVYQRFFAKPWPVRAAVGVASLAVEGMRVEVTAMAAKG comes from the coding sequence ATGGCCAACCACGATATCGATTTCATTCCCGATCCCGACGCGGATTCCATCTCTTCCGACGTTGCCGGTTTCGCCGGCATCCTGGTCTCCACCCAGATCCCCACCCGTGCCGACGGCAGCCTGGAGCTGGGCGACATCACTGCGCAGAGCGAGTGCACCCTGCAGGCGCTCAAGGTGGCCCTGGAAAAGGCCGGCAGCTCCATGGACCGGGTCCTGCACCTGACCATCTACCTCACCGACATGGCCGAGCGCGCCGCGTTCAATGCGGTCTACCAGCGCTTCTTCGCCAAGCCCTGGCCGGTGCGCGCCGCCGTTGGCGTGGCGTCCCTGGCGGTCGAAGGCATGCGCGTGGAAGTCACCGCGATGGCGGCCAAGGGCTGA